Proteins from a genomic interval of Trifolium pratense cultivar HEN17-A07 linkage group LG6, ARS_RC_1.1, whole genome shotgun sequence:
- the LOC123893229 gene encoding uncharacterized protein LOC123893229 isoform X2, with product MSRKFQNNYRGGWNDNMPFDDFNHEEVYYNYEIPHSHHYADDRYLSHETPAHNADDRYLSHETPTHYADDRYLSHETLAHYADDRYLSHEMPAHYVDDRHLPHRTPAHYSDQRADHYADKMHLPQQTLEHYGDNKRYFSHQTEEHYADTKRYFAHQTEEHYADKKRYFSPQTKEHYANKKRYFSPQLEEDYADKKRYFSPQTEEHYADKKRYFSHRIEEHCADKKRYFSPQMEEHCADKKRYFPHQTEERRAGKKRYFAHQKSEDYGDKRYLAQQKLENSGGKRHLLHQMPKDYADNKCLPHRTQEHYADKKRHLPHQTEKHYTDKKRHLPHQMEEHYADKKRHLPHRMPEDFANKKHLSHQKLKDYADNKCLPHKTRDHYADKRHFPQQTREHYGDKRHLPDQMPEEYADKKCLSHQTPEPTIPAIAPVLYRQSNTTRCKICDVKMHHNFVEKHNNGKKHQMLLKLHEQSMKRKNSNGRHSRQIPNASEMNSVVQPKKVPKSKKNGLPVENVSCEAHSMKHKKVPAESSNRKLGDHTGAKDHGFKVENVSHEAPNFKHKKVPAESSKSKLGDDTGAKDCGFKVENVKNESPSFKNRKFPAVWSKRKLRDDTGAKDHGFKPEVEGATRGKYLKMNNGIRSPVKSSKPVVNAQVFTPAEAEGSTFEPKNHIDSQRKVTEAKEHHEVLNYGVNSNDERRSISMELHYSAGSNTQIEVVNSNSAANEIVIEPVSSAPSDAVGSSFEPLTKHGLHTEIEPQEEVVAYYESQHPNDDTNIELLPSVVMEIDVHSESSVETETADGSSQDEVDTDVLSNESGITMMPQVSVCLTCGDEGFQEALVYCKKCEDCALHRYCLDGPVIFTDEVIWFCEDCEAEVIDTDYSDSETKDSEKGEVDSNKECFTVVDPQPIADPIWSGNLQILNKSYDKSIARLMCHLSTLACPKVLESTRHIPNVLYADMIQRSVVWPESFKKFGTNNLSIGLYFFPQNESVERYFDQLVDEMISNDLAIRARVENAELLIFPSTMLPNQYKRSQSKYYLWGILNKAIPSTCDAD from the exons ATG AGtcgaaaatttcaaaataattatagaGGTGGTTGGAATGATAATATGCCATTCGATGATTTCAATCATGAAGAAGTTTACTACAATTACGAAATTCCTCACAGTCACCACTATGCTGATGATAGATACTTATCACATGAAACACCGGCACACAATGCTGATGATAGGTATTTATCACATGAAACGCCGACACACTACGCTGATGATAGGTACTTATCACATGAAACGCTGGCACACTATGCTGATGATAGGTACTTATCACATGAAATGCCGGCACACTATGTTGATGACAGACACTTACCACATCGAACACCGGCACACTATTCCGATCAAAGGGCAGATCATTATGCTGATAAGATGCACTTGCCACAACAAACACTGGAACACTATGGTGATAATAAGAGGTACTTTTCACATCAAACGGAGGAACACTATGCTGATACGAAGAGGTACTTTGCACATCAAACGGAGGAACACTATGCTGATAAAAAGAGGTACTTTTCACCTCAAACGAAGGAACACTATGCTAATAAGAAGAGGTACTTTTCACCTCAATTGGAGGAAGACTATGCTGATAAGAAGAGGTACTTTTCACCTCAAACGGAGGAACACTATGCTGATAAGAAGCGGTACTTTTCACATCGAATAGAGGAACACTGTGCTGATAAGAAGAGGTACTTTTCACCTCAGATGGAGGAACACTGTGCTGATAAGAAAAGGTACTTTCCACATCAAACAGAGGAACGCCGTGCTGGTAAGAAGAGGTACTTTGCACATCAAAAGTCAGAAGACTATGGTGATAAGAGGTACTTGGCACAACAAAAGCTAGAAAACAGTGGTGGTAAGAGGCACTTACTACATCAAATGCCGAAAGACTATGCTGATAACAAGTGCTTGCCACATCGAACACAAGAACACTATGCTGATAAGAAGAGGCACTTACCACATCAAACGGAGAAGCACTATACTGATAAGAAGAGGCACTTACCACATCAAATGGAGGAACACTATGCTGATAAGAAGAGGCACTTGCCACATCGAATGCCGGAAGACTTTGCTAATAAAAAGCACTTATCACATCAAAAGCTAAAAGACTATGCTGATAACAAGTGCTTGCCACATAAAACCCGAGATCATTATGCTGATAAGAGGCACTTCCCACAACAAACCCGGGAACACTATGGTGATAAGAGGCACTTACCAGATCAAATGCCGGAAGAATATGCTGATAAAAAGTGCTTATCGCATCAAACGCCGGAACCAACTATTCCTGCTATAGCCCCAGTACTGTATCGACAGTCAAATACTACACGCTGTAAAATTTGTGATGTTAAGATGCATCACAACTTTGTGGAAAAGCATAATAATGGAAAGAAACATCAAATGTTATTAAAGCTACATGAGCAATCAATGAAACGTAAAAATTCAAATGGACGACACAGTAGACAAATTCCAAATGCTTCTGAAATGAATTCAGTAGTTCAACCTAAGAAAGTTCCAAAATCTAAGAAAAATGGGCTCCCGGTAGAAAATGTGAGTTGTGAAGCACATAGTATGAAGCACAAGAAAGTTCCGGCTGAAAGTTCTAACAGGAAACTTGGGGATCACACTGGTGCAAAGGATCATGGTTTCAAGGTAGAAAATGTGAGTCATGAAGCTCCTAATTTCAAGCACAAGAAAGTTCCGGCTGAAAGTTCTAAAAGCAAACTCGGGGATGACACTGGTGCAAAGGATTGTGGTTTCAAGGTAgaaaatgtgaaaaatgaatCTCCTAGTTTCAAGAACAGGAAATTTCCAGCTGTATGGTCAAAAAGGAAACTCAGGGATGACACTGGTGCAAAGGATCATGGTTTCAAGCCTGAGGTTGAAGGAGCAACAAGAGGTAAATACCTGAAGATGAATAATGGGATAAGAAGTCCCGTGAAATCATCAAAACCAGTGGTCAATGCTCAGGTATTCACACCAGCAGAAGCAGAGGGATCAACTTTTGAACCCAAAAATCATATTGATTCACAGAGAAAAGTAACAGAAGCCAAAGAACATCACGAGGTTCTTAATTATGGTGTGAATTCAAATGATGAGCGACGATCAATCTCAATGGAGTTGCACTACTCTGCTGGTTCTAACACCCAAATAGAAGTTGTCAATTCCAATTCTGCTGCAAATGAAATAGTCATAGAACCAGTCTCATCTGCACCATCAGATGCAGTTGGTTCAAGTTTTGAACCCCTAACTAAGCATGGTCTACATACTgaaattgaacctcaagaagaaGTCGTAGCATATTATGAGAGCCAACACCCTAATGATGACACAAATATTGAACTGCTACCATCTGTCGTAATGGAGATTGATGTTCATTCGGAGTCTAGTGTTGAGACCGAAACTGCAGACGGAAGCTCTCAAGATGAAGTGGATACAGATGTTCTCTCTAATGAGTCAGGGATAACCATGATGCCTCAG GTCTCCGTTTGTCTTACGTGTGGCGATGAAGGCTTTCAAGAGGCATTGGTATATTGTAAAAAATGTGAAGATTGTGCACTGCATAG GTATTGTTTAGATGGGCCTGTGATTTTTACAGATGAGGTTATTTGGTTTTGTGAGGATTGTGAAGCAGAGGTAATAGACACAGATTATTCTGATAGTGAGACTAAAGATTCAGAAAAAGGTGAAGTTGATTCCAACAAGGAGTGTTTTACTGTTGTTGATCCACAGCCTATTGCTGATCCAATCTGGAG TGGAAATTTGCAGATTTTGAACAAAAGCTATGATAAAAGCATTGCTAGACTAATGTGCCATTTGTCCACTTTAGCATGCCCTAAAGTTCTCGAGTCGACAAGACATATCCCTAATGTGCTTTATGCAGACATGATTCAAAGATCAGTTGTATGGCCAGAGAGTttcaaaaaatttggaacaaatAATCTGAGCATTGGCCTTTATTTCTTTCCTCAGAATGAAAG TGTTGAGAGATATTTTGACCAGCTAGTTGATGAAATGATTTCCAATGACCTTGCCATAAGAGCTAGGGTTGAAAATGCTGAGCTTTTAATTTTTCCTTCTACAATGCTCCCAAACCAATACAAGA GATCTCAATCAAAGTATTACTTATGGGGAATTTTAAACAAAGCAATTCCATCCACATGTGATGCTGATTAA
- the LOC123893229 gene encoding uncharacterized protein LOC123893229 isoform X1, producing the protein MSRKFQNNYRGGWNDNMPFDDFNHEEVYYNYEIPHSHHYADDRYLSHETPAHNADDRYLSHETPTHYADDRYLSHETLAHYADDRYLSHEMPAHYVDDRHLPHRTPAHYSDQRADHYADKMHLPQQTLEHYGDNKRYFSHQTEEHYADTKRYFAHQTEEHYADKKRYFSPQTKEHYANKKRYFSPQLEEDYADKKRYFSPQTEEHYADKKRYFSHRIEEHCADKKRYFSPQMEEHCADKKRYFPHQTEERRAGKKRYFAHQKSEDYGDKRYLAQQKLENSGGKRHLLHQMPKDYADNKCLPHRTQEHYADKKRHLPHQTEKHYTDKKRHLPHQMEEHYADKKRHLPHRMPEDFANKKHLSHQKLKDYADNKCLPHKTRDHYADKRHFPQQTREHYGDKRHLPDQMPEEYADKKCLSHQTPEPTIPAIAPVLYRQSNTTRCKICDVKMHHNFVEKHNNGKKHQMLLKLHEQSMKRKNSNGRHSRQIPNASEMNSVVQPKKVPKSKKNGLPVENVSCEAHSMKHKKVPAESSNRKLGDHTGAKDHGFKVENVSHEAPNFKHKKVPAESSKSKLGDDTGAKDCGFKVENVKNESPSFKNRKFPAVWSKRKLRDDTGAKDHGFKPEVEGATRGKYLKMNNGIRSPVKSSKPVVNAQVFTPAEAEGSTFEPKNHIDSQRKVTEAKEHHEVLNYGVNSNDERRSISMELHYSAGSNTQIEVVNSNSAANEIVIEPVSSAPSDAVGSSFEPLTKHGLHTEIEPQEEVVAYYESQHPNDDTNIELLPSVVMEIDVHSESSVETETADGSSQDEVDTDVLSNESGITMMPQVSVCLTCGDEGFQEALVYCKKCEDCALHRYCLDGPVIFTDEVIWFCEDCEAEVIDTDYSDSETKDSEKGEVDSNKECFTVVDPQPIADPIWSGNLQILNKSYDKSIARLMCHLSTLACPKVLESTRHIPNVLYADMIQRSVVWPESFKKFGTNNLSIGLYFFPQNESVERYFDQLVDEMISNDLAIRARVENAELLIFPSTMLPNQYKRSQSKYYLWGILNKAIPSTCDAD; encoded by the exons ATg AGtcgaaaatttcaaaataattatagaGGTGGTTGGAATGATAATATGCCATTCGATGATTTCAATCATGAAGAAGTTTACTACAATTACGAAATTCCTCACAGTCACCACTATGCTGATGATAGATACTTATCACATGAAACACCGGCACACAATGCTGATGATAGGTATTTATCACATGAAACGCCGACACACTACGCTGATGATAGGTACTTATCACATGAAACGCTGGCACACTATGCTGATGATAGGTACTTATCACATGAAATGCCGGCACACTATGTTGATGACAGACACTTACCACATCGAACACCGGCACACTATTCCGATCAAAGGGCAGATCATTATGCTGATAAGATGCACTTGCCACAACAAACACTGGAACACTATGGTGATAATAAGAGGTACTTTTCACATCAAACGGAGGAACACTATGCTGATACGAAGAGGTACTTTGCACATCAAACGGAGGAACACTATGCTGATAAAAAGAGGTACTTTTCACCTCAAACGAAGGAACACTATGCTAATAAGAAGAGGTACTTTTCACCTCAATTGGAGGAAGACTATGCTGATAAGAAGAGGTACTTTTCACCTCAAACGGAGGAACACTATGCTGATAAGAAGCGGTACTTTTCACATCGAATAGAGGAACACTGTGCTGATAAGAAGAGGTACTTTTCACCTCAGATGGAGGAACACTGTGCTGATAAGAAAAGGTACTTTCCACATCAAACAGAGGAACGCCGTGCTGGTAAGAAGAGGTACTTTGCACATCAAAAGTCAGAAGACTATGGTGATAAGAGGTACTTGGCACAACAAAAGCTAGAAAACAGTGGTGGTAAGAGGCACTTACTACATCAAATGCCGAAAGACTATGCTGATAACAAGTGCTTGCCACATCGAACACAAGAACACTATGCTGATAAGAAGAGGCACTTACCACATCAAACGGAGAAGCACTATACTGATAAGAAGAGGCACTTACCACATCAAATGGAGGAACACTATGCTGATAAGAAGAGGCACTTGCCACATCGAATGCCGGAAGACTTTGCTAATAAAAAGCACTTATCACATCAAAAGCTAAAAGACTATGCTGATAACAAGTGCTTGCCACATAAAACCCGAGATCATTATGCTGATAAGAGGCACTTCCCACAACAAACCCGGGAACACTATGGTGATAAGAGGCACTTACCAGATCAAATGCCGGAAGAATATGCTGATAAAAAGTGCTTATCGCATCAAACGCCGGAACCAACTATTCCTGCTATAGCCCCAGTACTGTATCGACAGTCAAATACTACACGCTGTAAAATTTGTGATGTTAAGATGCATCACAACTTTGTGGAAAAGCATAATAATGGAAAGAAACATCAAATGTTATTAAAGCTACATGAGCAATCAATGAAACGTAAAAATTCAAATGGACGACACAGTAGACAAATTCCAAATGCTTCTGAAATGAATTCAGTAGTTCAACCTAAGAAAGTTCCAAAATCTAAGAAAAATGGGCTCCCGGTAGAAAATGTGAGTTGTGAAGCACATAGTATGAAGCACAAGAAAGTTCCGGCTGAAAGTTCTAACAGGAAACTTGGGGATCACACTGGTGCAAAGGATCATGGTTTCAAGGTAGAAAATGTGAGTCATGAAGCTCCTAATTTCAAGCACAAGAAAGTTCCGGCTGAAAGTTCTAAAAGCAAACTCGGGGATGACACTGGTGCAAAGGATTGTGGTTTCAAGGTAgaaaatgtgaaaaatgaatCTCCTAGTTTCAAGAACAGGAAATTTCCAGCTGTATGGTCAAAAAGGAAACTCAGGGATGACACTGGTGCAAAGGATCATGGTTTCAAGCCTGAGGTTGAAGGAGCAACAAGAGGTAAATACCTGAAGATGAATAATGGGATAAGAAGTCCCGTGAAATCATCAAAACCAGTGGTCAATGCTCAGGTATTCACACCAGCAGAAGCAGAGGGATCAACTTTTGAACCCAAAAATCATATTGATTCACAGAGAAAAGTAACAGAAGCCAAAGAACATCACGAGGTTCTTAATTATGGTGTGAATTCAAATGATGAGCGACGATCAATCTCAATGGAGTTGCACTACTCTGCTGGTTCTAACACCCAAATAGAAGTTGTCAATTCCAATTCTGCTGCAAATGAAATAGTCATAGAACCAGTCTCATCTGCACCATCAGATGCAGTTGGTTCAAGTTTTGAACCCCTAACTAAGCATGGTCTACATACTgaaattgaacctcaagaagaaGTCGTAGCATATTATGAGAGCCAACACCCTAATGATGACACAAATATTGAACTGCTACCATCTGTCGTAATGGAGATTGATGTTCATTCGGAGTCTAGTGTTGAGACCGAAACTGCAGACGGAAGCTCTCAAGATGAAGTGGATACAGATGTTCTCTCTAATGAGTCAGGGATAACCATGATGCCTCAG GTCTCCGTTTGTCTTACGTGTGGCGATGAAGGCTTTCAAGAGGCATTGGTATATTGTAAAAAATGTGAAGATTGTGCACTGCATAG GTATTGTTTAGATGGGCCTGTGATTTTTACAGATGAGGTTATTTGGTTTTGTGAGGATTGTGAAGCAGAGGTAATAGACACAGATTATTCTGATAGTGAGACTAAAGATTCAGAAAAAGGTGAAGTTGATTCCAACAAGGAGTGTTTTACTGTTGTTGATCCACAGCCTATTGCTGATCCAATCTGGAG TGGAAATTTGCAGATTTTGAACAAAAGCTATGATAAAAGCATTGCTAGACTAATGTGCCATTTGTCCACTTTAGCATGCCCTAAAGTTCTCGAGTCGACAAGACATATCCCTAATGTGCTTTATGCAGACATGATTCAAAGATCAGTTGTATGGCCAGAGAGTttcaaaaaatttggaacaaatAATCTGAGCATTGGCCTTTATTTCTTTCCTCAGAATGAAAG TGTTGAGAGATATTTTGACCAGCTAGTTGATGAAATGATTTCCAATGACCTTGCCATAAGAGCTAGGGTTGAAAATGCTGAGCTTTTAATTTTTCCTTCTACAATGCTCCCAAACCAATACAAGA GATCTCAATCAAAGTATTACTTATGGGGAATTTTAAACAAAGCAATTCCATCCACATGTGATGCTGATTAA
- the LOC123891566 gene encoding uncharacterized protein LOC123891566 codes for MNLITLFLFFLLLISLNSHFALAGKRKVHITDDLDDVFDDEEDDDWKEWGKKPAPSFAPSDFTKLDDSKIQEEMMKRHSGPVIGFVKLRFGVRRTPDKVAELAMKWTQVLRTGAVGVRFTGVDLNTIMFNMDSIKDLEELKEFVFDQSEAYEIKMGEQLFRRPGDPSLDEIIQKYNSEKGKEDNASPKEVDGNSKTEL; via the exons ATGAACTTAATCACtctctttctattttttcttcttcttatctCATTAAATTCCCATTTTGCCCTCGCCGGAAAACGCAAGGTCCACATCACCGACGACTTGGACGATGTATTCGACGACGAGGAGGATGATGATTGGAAAGAATGGGGCAAGAAACCTGCTCCCTCTTTCGCTCCCTCCGATTTTACCAAGTTGGATGATTCCAAGATCCAAGAGGAGATGATGAAACGCCACTCCGGACCCGTCATCGGATTCGTTAAGCTCCGATTTGGTGTTCGCCGGACTCCG gACAAGGTAGCTGAACTTGCCATGAAATGGACACAAGTTCTGAGAACAGGAGCTGTTGGAGTAAGGTTTACAGGTGTTGATCTGAATACAATCATGTTCAACATGGACAGCATCAAAGACTTGGAGGAG TTGAAGGAATTTGTCTTTGACCAATCAGAAGCATATGAGATTAAAATGGGGGAACAATTATTTCGAAGACCTGGAGATCCATCCCTAGATGAAATCATTCAGAAGTATAATAGTGAGAAAGGCAAAGAAGATAATGCTAGTCCAAAGGAAGTTGATGGAAATTCGAAAACAGAATTGTAG